The following are from one region of the Petrotoga mobilis SJ95 genome:
- a CDS encoding ABC transporter ATP-binding protein gives MMAVMELKEVWKIYDVGEVKVEALRGVSFGVEDGEYAIIIGPSGSGKSTLLQLLGCLDKPSKGQIYIENVEVSKMKDRELARVRNKKIGFVFQSFNLLPKLSALENVELPLIYAGVPQKKRREIAKEQLELVGLGDRINHRPTQLSGGQQQRVAIARALANDPAFLLADEPTGNLDTKSGEEILQIFRKLNDMGKTLVVVTHDLKMLDEGSKIIRLLDGKIQAIEVNTVGNT, from the coding sequence TTGATGGCGGTAATGGAACTGAAAGAGGTATGGAAGATATACGATGTAGGAGAAGTGAAAGTTGAGGCACTACGTGGTGTATCTTTTGGTGTTGAAGATGGCGAATATGCAATAATAATTGGACCTTCAGGAAGCGGTAAATCAACTTTGTTACAACTGCTAGGTTGTTTGGATAAACCTTCGAAAGGACAGATATACATCGAAAATGTGGAAGTGTCCAAAATGAAAGATAGAGAATTGGCAAGGGTAAGAAACAAAAAGATAGGATTTGTATTTCAAAGTTTCAATTTACTGCCAAAATTGAGTGCATTAGAAAATGTTGAACTTCCTTTAATATATGCAGGTGTACCTCAGAAAAAAAGAAGGGAGATAGCAAAAGAGCAATTAGAGTTAGTAGGGCTAGGTGACAGAATAAATCATAGGCCAACTCAACTATCGGGTGGGCAACAACAAAGAGTAGCAATAGCAAGGGCTTTAGCTAACGATCCAGCATTTCTTTTGGCGGATGAACCGACTGGGAATCTTGATACTAAAAGTGGAGAAGAAATTCTTCAAATATTTAGGAAGTTAAACGATATGGGTAAAACGTTAGTCGTTGTTACTCATGACTTAAAAATGTTGGATGAAGGTTCCAAAATAATAAGATTGTTGGATGGGAAGATCCAAGCGATTGAGGTGAACACAGTTGGAAATACTTAA
- a CDS encoding efflux RND transporter periplasmic adaptor subunit — protein sequence MKKRGKVTIWTIVIVAIVVVVGIIFFPRQSSLTTSESSGLPSIYLEYEVKSDGVGDSIEVVGNITAEIESVIPKVSGEIVEVYVEKGDEVEEGQILAKIDDLDYQIAYLNALNDYESSTNVGERMKEVKRLQLEKAKKNLEETEIKSPVSGIVNTVNISKGDMVGTTSAILTIVDRSTIKVETAVDEIDFPLINEGMDATIRIDPLNLEEPGKITWISPTTQTDMGVVVIPIEIEFTQNNAQNLLTPGITADVEIVTLKLENTVAVPKDAIHEGANGTKIVYKKTSEGGMEPVQVQTGKESDSMIEITQGLKPGDKVLILPSQEEAQRIMQNYGIPMGIPMAPGTVPQGPGGGTGRGGF from the coding sequence TTGAAAAAAAGAGGAAAGGTAACGATATGGACAATAGTGATAGTAGCTATAGTCGTAGTAGTTGGGATAATATTTTTCCCAAGGCAAAGCTCACTTACAACTTCTGAATCAAGTGGATTACCTTCAATATACTTAGAATATGAGGTAAAATCAGATGGTGTAGGAGATTCGATCGAAGTGGTGGGAAACATAACCGCTGAGATTGAATCAGTGATTCCAAAAGTTTCTGGGGAGATAGTTGAGGTATACGTAGAAAAAGGAGACGAGGTTGAAGAAGGGCAGATATTAGCTAAAATAGACGATCTTGACTATCAAATAGCATATTTGAATGCCTTAAATGATTACGAATCATCAACCAACGTAGGTGAACGGATGAAAGAAGTAAAGAGATTACAGTTGGAAAAAGCAAAGAAGAATTTGGAAGAAACTGAAATAAAATCTCCCGTTTCAGGGATAGTAAACACAGTAAATATTTCGAAGGGAGATATGGTTGGGACAACATCCGCTATTTTGACGATAGTGGACAGAAGTACAATAAAAGTTGAAACTGCTGTTGATGAAATAGACTTCCCGCTTATAAATGAAGGGATGGATGCAACGATAAGAATAGATCCTTTGAATCTAGAAGAACCGGGCAAAATAACATGGATTAGTCCAACTACTCAAACGGATATGGGCGTAGTTGTTATACCCATTGAGATTGAATTTACACAAAATAATGCTCAAAATCTCTTAACTCCAGGAATAACGGCGGATGTCGAAATAGTTACCTTAAAATTGGAAAACACTGTGGCAGTACCTAAAGATGCCATTCACGAAGGGGCTAATGGAACAAAAATAGTATACAAAAAAACTTCAGAAGGTGGTATGGAACCTGTTCAAGTACAAACGGGGAAAGAATCGGATAGCATGATAGAAATAACCCAAGGTTTAAAACCGGGAGATAAGGTATTGATATTGCCATCTCAAGAGGAAGCACAAAGAATAATGCAAAATTATGGTATTCCAATGGGGATACCCATGGCTCCAGGTACCGTACCACAAGGCCCTGGCGGAGGTACTGGAAGAGGTGGATTTTGA
- a CDS encoding TolC family protein: protein MKKLIVLVITLLVGILSIFGMTFEELYEQNLEKSSSYMQAELNLRSAQLELNKIDNFFVPYLGISVDTMKTEISPVGPTTLSGLVFGGEGKLEGYRISLDVNFLEVWGAKVGASFPFTLNTDEWTIDTPPATEIAISLSRDLTIIDRAERLKTESSYYDALSKYYFAQTNELITTIEDIFTRHYNEEMIQTYQDEIEILNQQYNLSTDEDEKESLEKQILTAQKNLETLRASNAPLEYFEYTDDLYLQAKDTVERIINENQNYPTNVEERLDLKSLQLQEEASEIESNFWFIPYLPFNTISVSMNPFFEEGENLIDNLSISVGFQLAILDKGERKLASDTMKTNVAALTYDESIIETENAIRNLETTRKTLNYDVKIKQIDLENAMEDYDRNKELNDQGYITKEELKLSEISLRRAQLASEKVENDILTNELRIMQQYYVDIWGDIN, encoded by the coding sequence GTGAAAAAACTTATAGTTTTAGTAATAACCCTTCTCGTAGGAATCCTGAGCATATTTGGGATGACGTTCGAAGAGTTATACGAACAAAACTTAGAGAAAAGTTCATCATATATGCAAGCAGAGTTGAACTTAAGAAGCGCGCAATTAGAGTTGAATAAAATAGATAACTTCTTTGTTCCATATTTAGGAATATCTGTTGATACAATGAAAACAGAGATAAGTCCAGTAGGGCCAACCACCCTTAGTGGGTTAGTTTTTGGGGGGGAAGGAAAACTGGAAGGTTACAGGATTTCTTTGGACGTAAACTTTTTAGAAGTATGGGGAGCAAAGGTAGGTGCCTCGTTTCCTTTTACTTTAAATACAGATGAATGGACGATAGACACTCCTCCAGCAACAGAGATAGCAATCTCCTTATCTCGTGATCTAACAATCATTGACAGGGCGGAAAGGTTGAAAACTGAAAGCAGTTACTACGATGCACTCTCTAAATATTACTTCGCTCAAACGAATGAACTCATAACCACGATCGAAGATATATTCACAAGACATTACAATGAAGAGATGATTCAAACGTACCAAGATGAAATAGAAATATTGAACCAACAGTACAATTTATCAACCGATGAAGACGAAAAAGAAAGCTTAGAAAAACAGATATTAACTGCACAGAAGAATTTAGAAACTCTAAGGGCAAGCAACGCACCCTTAGAATACTTTGAATACACAGATGATTTGTATCTTCAAGCAAAAGATACGGTAGAAAGAATAATAAACGAAAATCAAAACTACCCAACGAATGTTGAAGAAAGGTTAGATTTAAAATCATTGCAACTCCAAGAAGAGGCATCGGAAATAGAAAGTAATTTCTGGTTCATTCCTTACCTGCCTTTCAATACGATAAGTGTGTCTATGAATCCATTTTTTGAAGAAGGAGAAAATTTGATTGATAATTTGAGTATAAGTGTAGGATTTCAATTAGCTATATTAGATAAAGGAGAAAGAAAGTTGGCGTCTGATACGATGAAAACAAACGTTGCCGCTTTGACATACGACGAAAGTATAATAGAAACTGAAAATGCGATAAGAAATTTGGAAACAACAAGAAAAACTTTGAATTATGACGTTAAAATAAAACAAATAGATTTAGAAAACGCTATGGAAGATTACGATAGAAATAAAGAATTAAATGATCAAGGATACATAACGAAAGAAGAATTAAAATTATCAGAAATATCGTTGAGAAGGGCACAATTAGCTAGTGAAAAGGTGGAAAACGACATTCTGACAAACGAATTAAGAATAATGCAGCAATACTATGTGGACATATGGGGTGATATAAATTGA